The Arvicanthis niloticus isolate mArvNil1 chromosome 19, mArvNil1.pat.X, whole genome shotgun sequence sequence AAGCACCAGATCATTCCCCCAACAATGTGTGgtatttccacttttttttttttttttttttttttctgttttttgtttttcaggatatGCTGTCATTCAGGGATGTGGCCATTGAGTTTTCTGCAGAAGAGTGGGAATGCCTTGGTCCTACTCAGTGGAAATTGTACAAGGACgtgatgttggagaattacaacaACCTTGTGTTCCTGGGTGAGGATAGCTTCCatgaagaactttttttttctcataatttcattcatttacatctcaaataacaTCCCCCTTCCCGGTTACCCCATCCCATCcgccctctcctcccccccaaccctttgcctctatgaggttgCTCTCCTACCCACCAACCCAGTCCCACCCCAGCTCTCcagcatcaaacctccacaggaccaaaggcctccctcCCATTGAtttcagataaggccatcctctgctcgTTATATACCTGGAGCCATGAACGCCTCCATGTACATTTCttagttggtggtctagtccctgagAGCACTGAGCCAACTGACATTGTTCTTCTTCTGGTGTTGCAATTGCCCTCTGCTCCTTCAGGCCTTCGCCTAGCTCCTCCACCTGGGTCCCCAAGcccagtctgatggttggctgtgagcatctgcatctgcattggtcaggtgctgtCAGAACCTCCCAGGggacagccacaccaggttcctgtcagcaagggGCTCTTGGCAACGGCAACAGTGTTGAGTTTGGTATATTCAGATAGgatggatggatccccaggtgtggCAGTGCCTGACTGGcccttccctcagtctctgctccatttttttgtctctgtctttcctttggacatgaacatttctgaattaaaaaactttgagattggtgggtggccccattcatCAACTCGGGGCcttgcctatctactggaggtgatttctacaggttctgtctccccttCACTGTACATTtctgctaatgtcatccccattgggtcctggaggCCTCCAATGGCTACTCCCAGTTCTTTATCcctcactgctacatatttccatGAAGAACTCTTAATTGTCACTATGAACGTTGCTCCCTTTGTACAGTACTTCATGAGAGCCTGTGCTTCCAACAGTAAGGTACATAGCGCTACTTtttaggaaaattaaaattacttatgtACCTCAAAACTATTTCTTGTGTTGattcctcctctccccacctctcttacatgtctcatttttatttgaaagtaaGTGGTACACCTTGCAGAGACTGTCACTCACTTCAGTTTTAAAAGTCATCTTTGTAAATTAGGGATATGAAGCTCAGGACCCAGAAGTACTAAGTTTCTCCTAAGGGTTCTGACGTGCCCATCAGAAAACACGTGAAAACCGAATCTTCTGTACTCCTTTATTGTATCTTCTCATTCTTTATACACATAGTCCTGAAAAGGACATTTTATTTCCCAGGAGATCATACTAATAATATTGTTTCCTTTTTCCACAAACAGGTCTTACTTTCTCTAAGCCATACCTGGTCACATTTCTGGAGCAAATACAAGAGCCTTCAGATGTGAAGAAGGGAGTGGCTGCCTCTGTGCACCCAGGTGTGTCAGGAGGAGGGTATCAGAGAACAGAGGGGGAAATTCTAAGATCTAATATAAAGCCATTGAAACACAATATTCCGGTTTAAATCATCTTTTAAAGCTAGGATTTTCTGACTTTTTCTGTGAGAAGACATTACCTAACATTAAGGATGCATTATGTCTAATAAGCTGTGTTTTCTTCTACCATGAGATTAACTTGTGTTCCCCATGACAGCCAATGATCTGCCATTTCtaagtaatataatataatattatatatatgtgtgtgtgtgtgtgtgtattgtttatagtataaaatacaaatttatttttgatttgggTGTTTTCAAAGATAGACTATTTTATACTTTGCTTTTATCTAGTCATAAAATTTCTGTATTTGTGTTAGGGGATGATTTGCATTTACTTACTGAGTTTTCTTCAttagttttatgttttctatttcacTTTGATTAATATTcctttgtttccatttctctgttgtcATGGTCTTATTTTTCAGTGGAAGGCTACATGATTTTTGCTTCTGTGTTTTAAATTAGGCTTCATTGAATACAGATATAAAAAAATTGAATGTAGCTTCTCATTTATAAAGACAAATGAGAGTATGagaaaatattagtttttaaacaGAAGCATTGTAAATTTACAGAATTTTGTCTACTTTCATTAAtttctcaatccttcctccccaggGGGAAAATGCTGTAAATGCAAAGAATGTGGCAAAGTCTTTGAGTGGACCAAAGTGTTTCAAAATCACCAGATAATTGATTTAGGAGGGAAGCCCTATAAATTTGAAGCATGTGTGGAGCACTTCCATATTCCATCATTAAGTTCTGAAGAGAcaagaattcatacaggagaaaaatcTTACGAATGTGAAATTTGTAGCAAGGCCTTCTGCATTCCATTACTACTTTCTGAACACAAgataattcatacaggagagaatcccTACAAGTGTGAAGTGTGTGGCAAGGCCTTCCAACATCCATCAAGACTTTCCAGACATAAGAAAATTCATTCAGAAGAGAAACCATACAAGTGTGAAGTATGTGGCAAGGCCTTCCACTTTCCATCATTACTTTTGGTACACAAGAGagttcatacaggagaaaaaccctacaagtgtgaagTGTGTGGCAAGGCCTTCCATTATCCATCAATACTCAATAAACACAAgcgaattcatacaggagagaaaccatacaagtgtgaagtatgtggcaaagccttccacatttcatcatttctttctaaacacaaaataattcatagaggagaaaaaccctacaagtgtgaagTGTGTGGCAAGGCCTTCCATTACCCATCAAGACTTTCCAACCATAAGAAAATTCATTCAGGAGAGAAACCATTCAAGTGTGAAGTGTGTGGAAAGGCCTTCCGCATTTTATCACTACTTTCTAAGCACAAGATAATCCATACAGATGAGAATCCTTACAAGTGTGAAGTGTGTGGCAAGGCTTTTGATTATCCATCAAGACTTTCTACCCATGCAAAAAtgcatacaggagagaaaccatacaaGTGTGAATTATGTCCAAAGGCTTTCCGTTCTCTGTCATCACTTTCTAAACAcaagagaattcatacaggagataATTACTATAACAGTGAAGTATGTGGCAAGGCCTTTGTTTACCCTTCAAGACTTCCTAAACGTAAGAAAGTTTGtgcaggagagaagccctataaGTGTGAAGTATGTGGCAAGGCTTTCCATGTTTCGTCACTACTTTCTAAACACAGGAAGgttcatactggagaaaaactatATAAGTGTGAAGTATGTGGGAAGGCCTTCTATTATCCATCAAGACTTTCCAATCATAAgaaaattcatacaggagagaaaccatacaaGTGTGTAGAATGTGGAAAGGCCTTCTGTTTTCCATCATCACTATCTAAACACAGGAGaattcacacaggagagaaaccatacaagtgtaaggaatgtgggaaggacttccGCTCTCTGTCATCACTTTCTAAACACaagagaattcatactggagagaaaccctacaagtgtgaagTATGCAGCAAGGCCTTTCATTATCCATCATTACTTTCTAAACACAGGACAATCCATACAGAAGAAaaaccctacaagtgtgaagTATGTGGCCAGGCCTTCCATGTTCCATCAAAACTTTCTCACCACAAGGTAATCCattcaggagagaaaccctacaagtgtgaagTGTGTGGCAAGGCCTTCTGCATTTCATTATTACTTTCTAAACACAAGATAATTCATAAAGGAGAGAATCACTATAACAGTCACCTATGTAGCAAAGCCTTTGTTTATCCTTCAAGACTTTCTAAACATAAGAAAATTCATACAAGAGAGAAACCGTACAAGTGTGATGTATGTGGAAAGGCCTTCCGCTTTCCATCATTACTATTAATACACAAGGGAATGCATACCGGAGAAaaaccctacaagtgtgaagACTGTGGGAAGGCCTTCTATTATCCATCACTACTTACTAAACAcaagagaattcatacaggagagaaaccatacCAGTGTGAAGTCTGTGGCAAGAGCTTCCATGTTTCATCATCACTATCTAAGCACAGAataattcatacaggagagaagccaTATAAGTGTAAAGTATGTGGGAAAACCTTCCGCTTTTCATCATCACTTTCTAAGCACAAGAGAAATCATACAGGAAAGaaaccctacaagtgtgaagAATGTGGCAAGACCTTCCATTTTCCATCATTACTTTCTAAACACAAGGTAAGTcattctggagagaaaccctacaattGTGACTTATGTGGCAAGTCCTTCCATTATTCATCATTACTTTCTAAACACAAAATGATTCATACAGGAGAAAAGCCCCACAAGTGTGAAGTGTGTGGCAAGGCCTTCCATTATCCTTCAAAACTTTCCAACCATAAgaaaattcatacaggagagaaaccgtACAAGTGTGAAGTATGTGGAAATGTATTCTGTTTTGCATCATCACTTTCTAAACACAAGAGAATTCacacaggagagaatccatacaAATGTGAAGTTTGTGGCAAGGCCTTCTATTATCCATCATTACTTTCTAAACACAAGataattcatacaggagaaaaaccctacaagtgtgaagTTTGTGGCAAGGCCTTCCATTACCCATCATTACTTTCTAAACACAAGATAATTCATACAGGAAAGaaaccctacaagtgtgaagTATGTGGCAAGGCCTTCCATTACCCATCACGACTTTCCAAGCACAAGAAaattcatggggctggagagatggctcagcgtttaAGGGAACTGGCTGtgctttcagaggtcctgaattcaattcccagcaaccacatggtggtgtACAACCATGTATGATGGAATCTGttttcctcttctggtgtgtaggtgtacatgcaggtagagcactcatatacataaaagaaataagttatttaaaaaattgttgttATATTGCCTGGTACCTTGAAAAAATTATACAAGAGAGAAACCATACTAGTGTAAAGTATGTGGCAAGGACTTCCAATGTCAAGCACTGTTTTTTAACCACAAGAGTCACACAGGACAGAAAACCTGCAAGTATGGAGTAAGTAGCCTGGCCTTCTATTGCCCATAATCGCTTTTTTAACATGAGAATGCACACAGGTGAGAAGCCCTACAATTGTTAAATATAAGTCAACTCCTTTAgaatttcccagatttttttctACTCCCTTCAAACCATACATATGTGAGGAATGTGGAAAAGCCTTCTCTacaaatatatactaatatataccATTATTTACACAAATTAACTCACAGTGTGGTGACAAATGCAAAGAATATGTCTAAATGCTCAACAAAAAACTTTAGGGATCGTGAAAAAAATCCActctggagagaaaccatacaaaTCTATAAAGAATGTGGCAAATACTTAAGAAGTTCCATATCATGGTCTGAACACATAATTTTTACTGGAGAGAAATATTACAAGTGTGGAGAATGAGGCCAAAACTATTACCAGTCTTCTGATCTTAAGCAACATTCAAGAATTCATCTGTGAGAGAAACCACACAATTATGAAGAATGTGCAAGGTCTTTAGTAAGTACTAAGATTTTGTGAAACACCTCATAGTTCATACGAGACTGAAATGCTACATGGGAAAGATGTTGCAAACCCTTTAATAAACTTTCTTATATTTCTAACCATAAGGTGGTTCGAACTACATTGAAATAatacaaatgttaaaatattcataatatGTTAACATATCTTTAAAccctaaaagttatcaaaagctTCCTACTGAATAGAAACCATACAAGATTTAGGGTAAGTAAAGCTTTTGGAATCATTCACACAGCCATGTCAAAAGTACAAAGCTGTCAGATTGTGTGCTTGTTCTCTGGATTTGGGACTGATccatcctttctgtctttttttttttttttttttttttctgttttagaatcAGAACACTTGTTCTAGACCAGTGAGTAGTAAAAGTAACTTGTTCTTATGTTATAAGACATCATAGTTAAAAGATTGACTTGAGTTTCACATGACAATGGACTGTGGCCTTTCATAGTGTTGTCATTGTTAAATACTCTGGACCTTTCAAGTTGTAGCCTATCTTGCTTATGAGGTGAGGGTAAGGTTGGGGAAAGTGAAGAAATGTTAAGAATAAAACTTTGTGGCTAAAGCTAACATGATGACATTGGGAACAAACTGAATTGCCAACAAGACCCATAGCCATGCTAGTattattcccagtacccacaaaatacaaagaagtaattaccTCTGAAGattttcctctgatctccatgcatGGGCtgccacatatacatacatacatgtgcccagacaaaataaacctaaattatgtttttaaattatgtatgtgttttattcAGACTGGGGTCAAGAATTAATGCTTTTATCACAGTTGTTAACTTCATGAGTTCTAGCATCATGTGAGGAGCAAGCCTCTGTTGATTTGCAGGACTTTTCTTGATTAGTTTGTTTGATGTCAGAAGATCTGGTGATTGCGGTTTGAAGCATGTACAGGAAATGCTACAGTATAAGAAACTATCCTGATAATTCTGCATCtgtctcctgcttcctgactgggtgGAACATGATGAGCTTCTCTAAGTTCTGGTTGTCATAACTTTTCCATTGTGTATTGTGGTTGGATTAGAATTGCCCTCAGGGTTCATAGATTTGAATCTTAGTCATCAGGCAGTAGTACTTTAGAAGGATTAAGAAGTGTGGCATCATTGGAATAAAGGTGTCACTGGGGGTTGtatttgaggtttccaaagctcAGACCCCAGTGTCCCTCTTCATACTAACTATGGATCAACATGTACAATTCTCCGTTACTTCTTGAGCATCACATCTGCCTGCATTCCACCATGTTCCCTAGCATGCTCCGTACAATGATGATAATGTacaaaacttctgaaactgtaaacaagccccaataaatgctttataagagttaccctggtttggtgtctcttcatagcaatagaacactgagtaAAATACCGTGGTAGACAATGACCTATGACATATTAAACCCTTTAACTTGCTCTTGGGTGAATATTTTATCATGGCCATGAGAAGACTTACTAAATCTTCTGGCCAAATGCAAGTTTCAATGTGACATTTAATACCTATGAATCGtgtactttctctcttttcccattATTGTCCTTCATTTACCCCATTCTCTGCAAAGTGTTTTTTCTCTTCGTCTACATTCCTACATTCAATCTACATGAACAAGCACATATGTAGTATCAATTTAACCTTTTGAATTATGAATGCTTTTCTAAAATGTAGATACCTTATGTGTTTTCTGTGTACATTTGTTTTGGGGattagttaacttttttttttaaattttcagtgttAAATAAATGACTCTagttttgaattgatttttctgTAGGGTgaggaacattttatttttccataattgGACATCTAGTTTTGGAGCAGTGTTTGTTGTAAAGGCTGTTGGTATAAGAATATGGTTTTGATGTCTTGTCAAAAATTTCTTATTCCTTAACTTACTGATTTAGCTTACATTTTTAACCTTAAAGTAGAATGgcctatgtaggaggagctaaggtgggaggagtaaggacaggacgaggaggagtaaggagaggaagaggagaaggaagaggaggaggagctaggagagggagacagagaacaagagagggggacatggaggctgatgttcacttgtctgtagcagtcaaaggtagttggtatatctacattgggtattgggttataccactgattgtaagggcatcttgttattgatcattgccaaatatataagcctttgagtaatctttgaaaaaaagaggccaattttaagtatttatttcaaCAAAGTGGCACACCAATTTTGAGTacgaattcactagaaatttaagtctattcacTTGaaagtaaaagttgtattttatttttttaagaaagtgaGTGAGTTA is a genomic window containing:
- the LOC117723752 gene encoding uncharacterized protein LOC117723752 isoform X1, which codes for MEVGAGSSAIFQDMLSFRDVAIEFSAEEWECLGPTQWKLYKDVMLENYNNLVFLGLTFSKPYLVTFLEQIQEPSDVKKGVAASVHPGGKCCKCKECGKVFEWTKVFQNHQIIDLGGKPYKFEACVEHFHIPSLSSEETRIHTGEKSYECEICSKAFCIPLLLSEHKIIHTGENPYKCEVCGKAFQHPSRLSRHKKIHSEEKPYKCEVCGKAFHFPSLLLVHKRVHTGEKPYKCEVCGKAFHYPSILNKHKRIHTGEKPYKCEVCGKAFHISSFLSKHKIIHRGEKPYKCEVCGKAFHYPSRLSNHKKIHSGEKPFKCEVCGKAFRILSLLSKHKIIHTDENPYKCEVCGKAFDYPSRLSTHAKMHTGEKPYKCELCPKAFRSLSSLSKHKRIHTGDNYYNSEVCGKAFVYPSRLPKRKKVCAGEKPYKCEVCGKAFHVSSLLSKHRKVHTGEKLYKCEVCGKAFYYPSRLSNHKKIHTGEKPYKCVECGKAFCFPSSLSKHRRIHTGEKPYKCKECGKDFRSLSSLSKHKRIHTGEKPYKCEVCSKAFHYPSLLSKHRTIHTEEKPYKCEVCGQAFHVPSKLSHHKVIHSGEKPYKCEVCGKAFCISLLLSKHKIIHKGENHYNSHLCSKAFVYPSRLSKHKKIHTREKPYKCDVCGKAFRFPSLLLIHKGMHTGEKPYKCEDCGKAFYYPSLLTKHKRIHTGEKPYQCEVCGKSFHVSSSLSKHRIIHTGEKPYKCKVCGKTFRFSSSLSKHKRNHTGKKPYKCEECGKTFHFPSLLSKHKVSHSGEKPYNCDLCGKSFHYSSLLSKHKMIHTGEKPHKCEVCGKAFHYPSKLSNHKKIHTGEKPYKCEVCGNVFCFASSLSKHKRIHTGENPYKCEVCGKAFYYPSLLSKHKIIHTGEKPYKCEVCGKAFHYPSLLSKHKIIHTGKKPYKCEVCGKAFHYPSRLSKHKKIHGAGEMAQRLRELAVLSEVLNSIPSNHMVVYNHV
- the LOC117723752 gene encoding uncharacterized protein LOC117723752 isoform X3 yields the protein MYATVLLSTAFGSLTWRLVQGAAPSFRSEELCRDMLSFRDVAIEFSAEEWECLGPTQWKLYKDVMLENYNNLVFLGLTFSKPYLVTFLEQIQEPSDVKKGVAASVHPGGKCCKCKECGKVFEWTKVFQNHQIIDLGGKPYKFEACVEHFHIPSLSSEETRIHTGEKSYECEICSKAFCIPLLLSEHKIIHTGENPYKCEVCGKAFQHPSRLSRHKKIHSEEKPYKCEVCGKAFHFPSLLLVHKRVHTGEKPYKCEVCGKAFHYPSILNKHKRIHTGEKPYKCEVCGKAFHISSFLSKHKIIHRGEKPYKCEVCGKAFHYPSRLSNHKKIHSGEKPFKCEVCGKAFRILSLLSKHKIIHTDENPYKCEVCGKAFDYPSRLSTHAKMHTGEKPYKCELCPKAFRSLSSLSKHKRIHTGDNYYNSEVCGKAFVYPSRLPKRKKVCAGEKPYKCEVCGKAFHVSSLLSKHRKVHTGEKLYKCEVCGKAFYYPSRLSNHKKIHTGEKPYKCVECGKAFCFPSSLSKHRRIHTGEKPYKCKECGKDFRSLSSLSKHKRIHTGEKPYKCEVCSKAFHYPSLLSKHRTIHTEEKPYKCEVCGQAFHVPSKLSHHKVIHSGEKPYKCEVCGKAFCISLLLSKHKIIHKGENHYNSHLCSKAFVYPSRLSKHKKIHTREKPYKCDVCGKAFRFPSLLLIHKGMHTGEKPYKCEDCGKAFYYPSLLTKHKRIHTGEKPYQCEVCGKSFHVSSSLSKHRIIHTGEKPYKCKVCGKTFRFSSSLSKHKRNHTGKKPYKCEECGKTFHFPSLLSKHKVSHSGEKPYNCDLCGKSFHYSSLLSKHKMIHTGEKPHKCEVCGKAFHYPSKLSNHKKIHTGEKPYKCEVCGNVFCFASSLSKHKRIHTGENPYKCEVCGKAFYYPSLLSKHKIIHTGEKPYKCEVCGKAFHYPSLLSKHKIIHTGKKPYKCEVCGKAFHYPSRLSKHKKIHGAGEMAQRLRELAVLSEVLNSIPSNHMVVYNHV
- the LOC117723752 gene encoding uncharacterized protein LOC117723752 isoform X2, yielding MEDMLSFRDVAIEFSAEEWECLGPTQWKLYKDVMLENYNNLVFLGLTFSKPYLVTFLEQIQEPSDVKKGVAASVHPGGKCCKCKECGKVFEWTKVFQNHQIIDLGGKPYKFEACVEHFHIPSLSSEETRIHTGEKSYECEICSKAFCIPLLLSEHKIIHTGENPYKCEVCGKAFQHPSRLSRHKKIHSEEKPYKCEVCGKAFHFPSLLLVHKRVHTGEKPYKCEVCGKAFHYPSILNKHKRIHTGEKPYKCEVCGKAFHISSFLSKHKIIHRGEKPYKCEVCGKAFHYPSRLSNHKKIHSGEKPFKCEVCGKAFRILSLLSKHKIIHTDENPYKCEVCGKAFDYPSRLSTHAKMHTGEKPYKCELCPKAFRSLSSLSKHKRIHTGDNYYNSEVCGKAFVYPSRLPKRKKVCAGEKPYKCEVCGKAFHVSSLLSKHRKVHTGEKLYKCEVCGKAFYYPSRLSNHKKIHTGEKPYKCVECGKAFCFPSSLSKHRRIHTGEKPYKCKECGKDFRSLSSLSKHKRIHTGEKPYKCEVCSKAFHYPSLLSKHRTIHTEEKPYKCEVCGQAFHVPSKLSHHKVIHSGEKPYKCEVCGKAFCISLLLSKHKIIHKGENHYNSHLCSKAFVYPSRLSKHKKIHTREKPYKCDVCGKAFRFPSLLLIHKGMHTGEKPYKCEDCGKAFYYPSLLTKHKRIHTGEKPYQCEVCGKSFHVSSSLSKHRIIHTGEKPYKCKVCGKTFRFSSSLSKHKRNHTGKKPYKCEECGKTFHFPSLLSKHKVSHSGEKPYNCDLCGKSFHYSSLLSKHKMIHTGEKPHKCEVCGKAFHYPSKLSNHKKIHTGEKPYKCEVCGNVFCFASSLSKHKRIHTGENPYKCEVCGKAFYYPSLLSKHKIIHTGEKPYKCEVCGKAFHYPSLLSKHKIIHTGKKPYKCEVCGKAFHYPSRLSKHKKIHGAGEMAQRLRELAVLSEVLNSIPSNHMVVYNHV